A single region of the Nitrosomonas sp. Is79A3 genome encodes:
- a CDS encoding DUF748 domain-containing protein, whose amino-acid sequence MTSTIQPRFIRYKRLIISLGVIAILIATVGALITFWLPGYAKSQLEIRLSEVLQRPVTVTSIEIKPRTLELLVMGFRVDEKITSDKNNTALFSFNKLSVALSIESLKQRAPVLTAITLTDPHLRLVRESKEQLNISDLLEKFSQPADEEKAASDQRGQFSISNIRIEGGRFEFIDRYKNAEHIINEINLGIPVVANFNSAPADWIEPHFSAKINGAPFLLDGKLRPFAANQEATLAVKLSNIDLTQFDQYADLPKGIHLLSGYFDSDLLLTFTQEPTKAPDITLTGATTFRQIAIKNSAVAAPYQAELKKLKIDLTQADLTGKKPSRVKLAMDQVAITRDGENEPALALAKLAIDSITVNTAAQRIALGNITLDRLSATLRRDASGTIDLTRLFNSLDTQNPAEPQIQVHVGIPIPARKPGHANAGIKLAEKEPKLPAPARTDNKPWTPQIKSIQLKAATLRYEDLTLTKISPMIVDSLDLTLENIDLDGVNPLNLVLQAQVNQHGNFKANGSLAWTPLSADLMLNLDAIDLVSLQGWLGDRLTALLTSGDISFNGNIKASGSPLKILANGQGKLANFNIFDSKNAYDLLRWKKLDISHLNFVNEPLLLDISTINLSDFYARMTILPDGSLNLKQIIQSEKTAESGIAVAAVESTGNTPAASKGETPVHIDKIFLKNGNINFNDRFIKPNYRANLTALSGQVGPLYPGKSGKIDIHGMVSKTAPLQISGTIDPFSAELLLDIVAKVKDIDLPPFSPYSGKYIGYAIEKGKLSADVNYQIENGALIADNKIFLDQFTLGDKVDSEDAVSLPLSLAITLLKNRRGEINLHLPLKGSINDPQFNLGDVIFTAFTNLITKAITSPFTLLGAVFEGGEELSKISFTPGFADIDAEALQRLQTLSQVLKDRPSLQLEISGHVDPAEDYEGLKLAMLQNKVKAQKLADDAKKGIASGAITDMTLTSEEYSKYLEIAYKKETFEKPKNAIGLAKSLPNAEMEQLILSHTVITDNDLQALAENRASAARNWLVEKGEISSERIFVVGIDEAEESDQKRGSWAEFSLK is encoded by the coding sequence ATGACTTCGACCATACAGCCACGTTTTATTCGATACAAACGTCTGATTATCAGTCTCGGCGTGATAGCGATCCTGATCGCCACTGTGGGGGCGCTCATCACGTTTTGGTTACCGGGTTATGCCAAGTCTCAACTTGAGATCCGACTGTCTGAAGTCCTGCAACGTCCTGTCACTGTAACATCGATCGAAATAAAACCGCGTACGCTTGAGTTGCTCGTAATGGGTTTCCGTGTCGACGAGAAAATTACCTCCGATAAAAATAATACAGCGCTTTTTTCTTTCAATAAGCTGTCCGTCGCTTTGAGTATTGAATCTCTCAAGCAGCGCGCGCCCGTCCTAACAGCAATTACTCTGACAGATCCGCATTTGCGCCTGGTCCGGGAAAGCAAGGAGCAACTGAATATTTCTGATTTGCTGGAAAAATTCAGTCAACCCGCAGATGAAGAAAAAGCCGCAAGTGATCAACGCGGCCAATTCTCTATCAGCAATATCCGCATTGAGGGCGGCCGCTTTGAATTTATTGATCGATACAAAAATGCTGAGCACATAATTAACGAAATAAACCTGGGCATCCCGGTTGTCGCCAATTTCAATAGCGCCCCGGCTGATTGGATAGAACCGCACTTCAGCGCAAAGATTAACGGAGCACCTTTTTTACTCGATGGCAAATTGCGTCCTTTTGCGGCAAATCAGGAAGCAACGCTGGCTGTTAAACTCAGTAATATTGATTTAACCCAATTTGATCAATATGCAGACCTGCCAAAGGGAATCCATCTGCTTTCAGGTTATTTCGACAGCGATCTGCTGCTCACATTTACCCAGGAACCCACGAAAGCACCAGACATTACCTTAACCGGTGCAACCACATTCCGCCAAATTGCGATCAAAAATAGCGCAGTCGCCGCACCGTATCAAGCCGAGCTTAAGAAACTGAAAATCGATTTGACGCAAGCCGATTTGACGGGGAAGAAACCATCGCGGGTCAAGCTGGCTATGGATCAAGTCGCCATCACGCGTGACGGCGAGAACGAACCGGCATTAGCGCTGGCAAAGCTGGCTATCGATTCCATCACGGTCAATACAGCGGCACAGCGGATTGCATTAGGTAATATCACGCTGGATCGTTTGAGCGCCACGTTGCGTCGAGATGCCAGCGGCACGATTGATTTAACGCGCTTGTTTAATTCCCTGGACACTCAGAATCCGGCAGAGCCTCAGATTCAAGTTCATGTAGGCATTCCTATTCCTGCTAGAAAACCGGGGCATGCCAATGCCGGTATTAAACTGGCTGAAAAAGAACCCAAATTGCCCGCACCCGCACGCACAGACAATAAACCTTGGACTCCACAGATCAAAAGCATTCAACTCAAAGCAGCTACGCTACGCTATGAAGATCTTACGTTGACAAAAATTTCACCGATGATTGTCGATTCGCTGGATTTAACTCTGGAAAACATTGATCTGGATGGCGTCAATCCGTTGAATCTGGTGCTGCAGGCGCAGGTTAACCAACATGGTAACTTTAAAGCCAATGGCTCGCTGGCCTGGACGCCCCTTTCGGCTGATTTAATGCTAAACCTTGACGCGATTGATTTGGTGTCTTTACAAGGCTGGCTGGGCGATAGGCTGACGGCGCTTCTGACCAGCGGCGACATTTCCTTTAACGGAAATATCAAAGCCAGTGGCAGCCCGCTGAAAATTCTGGCAAACGGGCAGGGGAAGCTCGCCAACTTTAATATCTTTGATAGCAAAAATGCCTATGATTTGCTGCGCTGGAAGAAGCTGGATATCAGTCATCTAAATTTTGTCAATGAGCCATTGCTGCTGGATATCAGCACAATAAACTTGAGCGATTTTTATGCGCGCATGACGATTCTTCCGGATGGCAGCCTCAATCTCAAGCAAATCATTCAATCCGAAAAAACGGCAGAGTCTGGCATTGCCGTTGCCGCCGTTGAATCCACCGGTAACACCCCGGCCGCCTCAAAAGGTGAGACGCCCGTTCATATCGATAAGATTTTCCTGAAGAATGGCAATATCAATTTCAATGACCGGTTTATTAAACCGAATTACCGCGCAAATCTGACCGCGCTCTCGGGCCAGGTTGGCCCATTGTATCCCGGCAAATCCGGAAAAATAGACATACACGGCATGGTCAGCAAAACAGCGCCGCTACAAATTAGTGGAACGATAGATCCGTTCAGTGCCGAATTGCTACTGGATATCGTTGCAAAAGTTAAAGATATCGATCTGCCACCGTTTAGCCCTTATTCTGGAAAATACATCGGTTACGCGATTGAGAAGGGAAAATTGTCAGCCGATGTGAATTACCAGATCGAGAATGGTGCGTTGATAGCAGACAACAAAATCTTTCTGGATCAATTTACCCTCGGCGATAAAGTCGACAGTGAAGATGCCGTGTCTCTTCCGCTCAGCTTGGCGATTACGCTGCTTAAAAACCGCCGCGGCGAAATTAATCTCCATCTGCCGCTCAAAGGATCCATTAATGATCCCCAATTTAACCTCGGGGATGTCATTTTCACCGCATTCACTAATCTGATCACCAAAGCGATCACCTCGCCATTTACATTACTGGGTGCAGTATTTGAAGGCGGCGAAGAATTATCCAAGATTTCCTTTACTCCCGGTTTTGCAGATATCGATGCGGAAGCATTACAACGCTTGCAAACCTTGTCTCAGGTTCTAAAAGATCGCCCATCACTGCAACTGGAAATTTCCGGTCACGTTGATCCGGCTGAAGACTATGAGGGACTTAAGCTTGCCATGCTGCAAAACAAAGTGAAAGCGCAGAAATTAGCCGACGACGCCAAAAAAGGCATCGCCAGCGGTGCCATAACGGATATGACATTAACCTCGGAAGAATATAGCAAATACCTTGAAATCGCCTACAAAAAAGAAACTTTTGAAAAGCCCAAGAATGCGATCGGCCTGGCTAAGAGCCTTCCCAACGCTGAAATGGAACAACTCATACTTTCTCATACCGTAATCACGGACAATGACTTGCAAGCACTGGCAGAAAACCGCGCCAGCGCAGCGCGCAACTGGCTGGTTGAAAAAGGTGAAATTTCCAGTGAGCGTATTTTTGTCGTGGGTATCGATGAAGCGGAAGAAAGCGATCAGAAGAGAGGCAGTTGGGCGGAATTTTCACTGAAATAA
- a CDS encoding FKBP-type peptidyl-prolyl cis-trans isomerase, with amino-acid sequence MHKMKTLFNLSIILLALALLPQTAFSYKEHAAADESAFKKIDVKVGAGEEAEIGKTVNVHYTGWLYDESAPDKKGPKFDSSYDRKEHFSFMLGAGRVIKGWDKGVVGMKVGGQRTLIIPPSMAYGARGAGNIIPPDATLIFDVELIGLKASSHY; translated from the coding sequence ATGCATAAAATGAAAACACTGTTTAATTTAAGTATCATCCTGCTGGCGTTGGCGCTGCTTCCCCAGACAGCCTTCTCTTATAAAGAACATGCCGCTGCTGATGAATCGGCGTTTAAAAAAATCGATGTCAAAGTCGGTGCCGGAGAGGAAGCGGAAATCGGAAAAACTGTCAATGTTCATTATACCGGCTGGCTTTATGATGAAAGCGCTCCAGACAAGAAAGGACCAAAGTTTGACAGCTCATATGACCGGAAAGAACATTTTTCATTCATGCTCGGCGCGGGACGCGTGATTAAAGGCTGGGACAAAGGCGTCGTCGGGATGAAAGTGGGCGGCCAGCGCACGTTGATTATTCCGCCATCCATGGCTTATGGCGCACGCGGCGCAGGCAATATTATTCCGCCGGATGCAACCTTGATTTTTGATGTTGAATTAATCGGTCTGAAAGCAAGCTCGCACTATTAA
- a CDS encoding YbaN family protein, with amino-acid sequence MPASEQRETNQNEQQTVDQQMADLLCLHDSPLVRALYLGAGFLALLLGALGAFLPVLPTTPFVLLAAACFARGSEYFHRKLLENRIAGPIIREWCIYHSIPRRAKRWAYLLMALSFGSSILIVPELWQKIMLIMIGSILAFYIWRVPVRESPTVR; translated from the coding sequence ATGCCAGCATCTGAACAACGTGAAACAAACCAGAATGAGCAGCAGACAGTAGATCAGCAAATGGCTGATTTGTTATGCCTGCACGATTCACCGTTGGTACGCGCACTGTATCTGGGAGCGGGTTTTTTGGCATTGTTGCTGGGCGCGTTAGGCGCATTTTTACCGGTATTACCTACGACACCCTTTGTGCTTCTTGCCGCAGCTTGTTTTGCCCGCGGTTCTGAGTATTTTCATCGCAAATTACTGGAAAATCGAATCGCCGGTCCAATTATTCGCGAATGGTGCATTTATCACAGCATCCCGCGACGCGCCAAACGCTGGGCTTATTTATTGATGGCATTGTCATTTGGCAGCTCTATTTTAATAGTGCCCGAGCTATGGCAAAAGATCATGCTGATTATGATCGGCAGTATATTGGCCTTCTATATCTGGCGTGTTCCGGTGCGAGAATCTCCAACTGTCCGTTGA
- a CDS encoding PAS domain-containing methyl-accepting chemotaxis protein: MRVNEPVTQRDMGMNNDCVIISTTNLKGALTSVNEDFIRMSGFTWEELDNKNHNIIRHPDVPPEAYAMLWTALKAGNPWMGMVKNRHKGGDHYWVDAFASPQFEDGKIIGYQSVRVKPEKAWVDRAEGLYAKIMSKKSADDKRRSKLDEVKLTQFPINLAGQIALAITGIFGLIFTGLALTGQISVIFALSGFFAGSLCSFAIVHQMLSGLRDLAKKSEKIANDPVARYVYTGRNDEIGQLEYAQIFQAAKLRTAIGRVKESSEVLEHASEEIASGNIDLSSRTENQASSLEETASSMEEITSTVQQNAENAKQANVLVLEARKQAEKSGAVVSSTIQAMSQINDSSKKIADITNVIDEIAFQTNLLALNAAVEAARAGEQGRGFAVVANEVRTLAGRSAESAKQIKDLINDSVAKVEDGTQLVNQSAESLKLITDSVKKISDIVGEISQSSQEQANGIEQINQAISQIDEVTQQNGQLVEKLSTSSRAMTEKVKMISGLADQFK, encoded by the coding sequence ATGAGAGTTAATGAGCCAGTTACCCAACGCGATATGGGTATGAATAATGATTGTGTGATCATCTCAACTACAAATTTAAAAGGTGCTCTCACATCAGTTAATGAAGATTTTATCCGGATGAGTGGTTTCACCTGGGAAGAACTTGATAACAAAAATCACAATATTATTCGCCACCCCGATGTGCCGCCAGAAGCTTATGCAATGCTATGGACAGCGCTCAAAGCGGGAAATCCGTGGATGGGCATGGTAAAAAATCGTCATAAAGGTGGTGACCACTATTGGGTAGATGCCTTTGCCAGTCCGCAATTCGAGGACGGTAAAATTATCGGTTATCAATCGGTCCGCGTTAAACCTGAAAAAGCCTGGGTTGACCGGGCAGAGGGTTTGTATGCCAAAATTATGTCGAAAAAATCGGCAGATGATAAACGGCGCTCAAAACTGGATGAGGTTAAATTAACCCAATTTCCCATCAATCTAGCTGGTCAAATTGCATTGGCAATTACCGGTATTTTCGGCTTGATTTTTACAGGTCTCGCACTAACCGGACAGATTTCAGTGATCTTTGCTTTGTCTGGTTTTTTTGCTGGTAGCTTATGCAGCTTTGCAATCGTGCATCAAATGTTGAGCGGGCTGCGTGATTTGGCGAAAAAATCAGAAAAAATTGCGAACGATCCGGTTGCTCGCTATGTTTATACGGGAAGAAATGATGAAATAGGTCAATTGGAATATGCGCAGATATTCCAGGCGGCTAAACTCCGTACCGCAATTGGTCGTGTCAAAGAATCATCTGAAGTATTGGAACATGCTTCTGAAGAAATCGCTTCCGGCAATATCGATCTTTCCAGCCGCACGGAAAATCAAGCCTCCAGTTTGGAAGAAACAGCATCCAGTATGGAAGAAATTACTTCTACTGTGCAGCAAAATGCGGAAAATGCCAAACAGGCCAATGTCTTGGTCCTGGAAGCGCGTAAGCAAGCGGAAAAAAGCGGTGCGGTGGTTTCCAGTACCATACAAGCCATGTCACAAATCAACGATAGCAGCAAGAAAATTGCAGACATTACTAACGTTATTGATGAAATTGCTTTCCAAACAAACTTGCTGGCACTCAATGCAGCCGTCGAGGCTGCCCGCGCCGGTGAGCAAGGCCGGGGTTTTGCGGTAGTTGCTAACGAGGTGCGTACCCTGGCAGGACGCAGTGCAGAATCTGCAAAACAAATCAAAGATCTTATCAACGACAGTGTAGCCAAGGTAGAAGATGGCACACAATTAGTCAATCAATCGGCGGAATCATTAAAATTGATTACCGATAGTGTCAAAAAGATTTCTGATATTGTCGGTGAAATTTCCCAATCTTCACAAGAGCAGGCAAACGGTATTGAGCAGATTAACCAGGCTATCTCACAAATTGATGAAGTGACACAACAGAATGGACAGTTAGTAGAGAAATTATCAACGTCCAGCCGTGCGATGACTGAGAAAGTCAAAATGATTTCTGGGCTGGCAGATCAATTCAAGTAA
- a CDS encoding DUF3135 domain-containing protein: protein MNEEEKTSDFDFDLWSRLAQEEPEKFESMRQQLIDDLIAQAPAHFKPRMIGLQWQVDQVRKQASNPMAACLQISQKMWNNVLGENGLLNALQEPKKIIRTLEKAPAGKILSFERPKSGK from the coding sequence ATGAACGAAGAAGAAAAAACATCGGATTTTGACTTTGACCTATGGTCTAGACTTGCTCAGGAGGAGCCTGAGAAATTTGAGTCCATGCGCCAACAATTGATTGATGATCTGATAGCTCAAGCACCTGCGCATTTCAAACCGCGAATGATTGGCTTGCAGTGGCAGGTCGATCAAGTCCGCAAACAAGCCAGTAATCCAATGGCTGCCTGTCTACAGATTTCACAGAAAATGTGGAACAATGTGCTTGGTGAAAATGGATTGCTTAATGCGCTCCAAGAGCCCAAAAAGATAATACGCACTTTAGAAAAGGCGCCTGCCGGTAAGATTCTATCGTTTGAACGGCCTAAATCCGGTAAGTAA
- a CDS encoding DUF4139 domain-containing protein, protein MHTTRRTHNLALLTISCLFLFSNTKVIAADTVEQLSTLKEQKSVAVTIYNDDLALIKDLRQVTLDSGNFNLAWRDVSAQMRPETVLLRSITNPGSVEVLEQNFNFDLLTPQSLLNKYIGQTVSVVKSNPATGVESKENAIVLAASNGVVLKMADRIETGMPGRITFDNVPSNLRDRPTLVIGGDNSGKAAQDLELSYLTGGLSWKADYVAELNDKDDQLDLSGWVTLINTSGTSFPNAKLQLVAGDINRVQREFAAPRALRAKIMTDAAAAPMREEALMEYHLYSLDRLTTIAENQTKQVALLNASAVPANKELVLAGSDYYYAASYGDLGQKMKVDVFVQFDNKESARLGMPLPKGIIRVYKRDKTGNAQFVGEDHIDHTAKNETVRLKLGKSFDVTADKKQTEFKQLSTGGASGINRFESAYEITLKNAKKELATVVVQEPIPGDWKIVDESQPHSKPASNTAMWKVNVPAEGSTTLKYRVQVKY, encoded by the coding sequence ATGCACACTACACGCCGCACCCATAATCTAGCCCTGCTAACGATAAGCTGCCTATTTCTTTTTAGTAACACCAAGGTAATCGCCGCGGATACCGTTGAGCAATTGAGTACACTCAAAGAACAAAAATCCGTCGCAGTGACCATATACAACGACGACTTAGCACTGATCAAGGATTTACGGCAGGTTACCTTAGACAGCGGTAATTTTAATTTGGCGTGGCGTGATGTCAGTGCGCAAATGCGGCCAGAAACTGTACTGCTGCGCAGTATCACCAACCCAGGCAGTGTGGAAGTATTGGAACAAAATTTTAACTTTGATTTGCTCACCCCGCAAAGTCTACTGAACAAATACATTGGTCAAACGGTATCGGTCGTTAAAAGCAATCCAGCGACTGGCGTTGAAAGCAAAGAAAATGCCATCGTACTCGCAGCCAGCAACGGCGTGGTGCTTAAAATGGCTGATCGCATCGAAACGGGCATGCCTGGTCGTATTACTTTTGATAATGTACCGAGCAATTTGCGTGATCGCCCTACACTGGTGATTGGCGGGGACAATAGCGGCAAAGCTGCGCAAGATTTAGAGCTGAGTTACTTAACGGGCGGCTTATCCTGGAAAGCGGATTATGTTGCAGAACTGAATGATAAAGATGATCAACTGGATTTATCCGGCTGGGTAACATTGATCAATACCAGCGGTACCAGCTTTCCCAATGCAAAATTACAATTAGTCGCGGGCGATATCAATCGGGTACAGCGAGAATTTGCCGCACCCAGGGCACTGAGAGCCAAGATAATGACTGATGCCGCTGCGGCACCAATGCGCGAAGAAGCGCTGATGGAATACCATTTATATAGTCTGGATCGATTAACAACCATCGCCGAAAACCAAACAAAACAAGTTGCACTACTCAATGCTTCCGCCGTGCCTGCAAACAAAGAACTTGTACTGGCAGGCAGCGATTACTATTATGCAGCCAGCTATGGTGATCTGGGGCAAAAAATGAAAGTGGATGTATTCGTACAGTTTGATAATAAAGAATCGGCCCGATTAGGCATGCCGTTGCCTAAAGGCATCATACGCGTATACAAGCGTGATAAAACCGGCAATGCGCAGTTTGTCGGTGAAGATCACATAGACCACACTGCTAAAAACGAGACTGTACGCTTGAAACTGGGCAAATCGTTTGATGTGACTGCGGATAAAAAACAAACCGAGTTTAAACAATTAAGTACCGGCGGTGCCAGTGGCATTAATCGCTTTGAAAGTGCCTATGAAATCACACTTAAAAATGCTAAAAAGGAACTGGCCACAGTTGTTGTGCAAGAACCTATACCGGGTGATTGGAAAATAGTGGATGAAAGCCAGCCGCACAGCAAACCCGCCAGCAACACAGCTATGTGGAAAGTCAATGTACCTGCCGAAGGGTCAACAACGCTCAAATACCGTGTGCAGGTAAAATATTGA
- a CDS encoding diguanylate cyclase, with protein MIKLIDQLEVFPWNKNFETGIEIIDEQHQKLISLLNELAGALVRGNQLEINYFFDALAKYAEFHFQTEEAIWVEYFGDDSWLLSHQLNHSSFLPKVIEIKEGETNKPRNEIIESIILFLIRWLAFHILDNDKRMAFVVQNVNKGLSFEEAKIVSDKNMSGSIRVLIETVMSMYDSLSSRTLILMRESHERKKIEEELHKANKQLRKANLRLEALAMTDQLTGLFNRRHFKNVFTRELKRACRHNICLALIIIDIDFFKKINDNYGHSEGDRVLVQVSRKLKDLCQRPGDYAFRLGGEEFGVLAANLDYQGTVEFAEIIRKGIEDLNIQNGNSDSVKHLTVSIGTITKVPDETDTVDNYMALADARLYKAKELGRNQAVTGE; from the coding sequence ATGATTAAACTTATAGATCAATTAGAAGTATTTCCATGGAATAAAAATTTTGAAACAGGGATAGAAATAATCGATGAGCAACACCAAAAACTTATTTCGCTGTTAAATGAACTCGCTGGAGCCTTAGTGCGCGGGAACCAGCTTGAAATAAATTATTTTTTTGATGCATTGGCAAAATATGCTGAATTTCATTTTCAAACTGAAGAAGCTATCTGGGTGGAATATTTCGGTGATGATTCCTGGCTATTATCTCACCAATTAAACCATTCCTCTTTCTTACCTAAAGTAATAGAAATCAAAGAGGGGGAGACTAATAAGCCCCGTAATGAGATTATTGAAAGTATTATTCTATTCCTCATTCGCTGGCTGGCCTTCCATATCCTGGATAATGATAAACGAATGGCTTTTGTCGTTCAAAATGTTAATAAAGGGCTGTCTTTCGAGGAAGCAAAAATCGTTTCAGATAAGAATATGAGCGGTTCGATCAGAGTGCTCATCGAGACTGTTATGAGTATGTACGATAGTTTATCTTCAAGAACGCTGATTTTAATGCGTGAAAGCCATGAGCGCAAAAAAATTGAAGAAGAACTTCATAAAGCCAATAAGCAGCTGCGGAAAGCCAATTTGAGGTTAGAGGCGCTAGCCATGACCGATCAGCTAACAGGCCTATTTAATCGCCGCCATTTTAAGAATGTATTCACACGTGAGCTCAAAAGGGCTTGCCGGCACAATATTTGCCTTGCTCTTATCATAATTGATATCGATTTCTTCAAAAAAATTAATGATAACTATGGCCACAGCGAAGGTGATCGAGTATTAGTCCAAGTAAGCCGCAAATTAAAAGATCTTTGCCAACGTCCCGGTGACTATGCTTTTCGCCTCGGCGGGGAAGAATTCGGTGTATTAGCGGCTAACCTGGATTATCAAGGGACCGTGGAATTTGCTGAGATCATCAGAAAGGGTATAGAAGATCTGAACATTCAAAATGGTAATAGCGATAGCGTTAAACATTTGACAGTTTCTATCGGCACAATTACTAAGGTGCCTGATGAAACAGATACCGTTGACAATTATATGGCCCTCGCTGATGCGCGCTTATATAAGGCAAAAGAACTGGGACGCAATCAAGCCGTTACCGGCGAATAA
- a CDS encoding VanZ family protein, protein MPLLKTNCFLFILLAAATLISYTWINQYEQAGSELLTTHWKFKTSESNRVDITENGLILSANDAKTGVSIHQDLPLVNPGTTLLVSADVKVTDVVAGEKSWNLARIFLEQNDGEKGRWGRPHTVVALIGTADWKHYRTAFTISPETKSIRLFAQLSKSTGLFQIKNLQIYPVHVNQAYIWARASILFAWGAFFLLLAGSCLFIRGKTVLFRALLLITFIAIIAGISLPGDLKNQVSDEVKIQIDAESESFKTAIPWDLSKVWHFCFFFLFGLVLCLMMTEKPVFQVAAIMLMLAGSTEFVQLYIDGRSPLVTDFFIDATGGLLGITLIKLSGVNKNTAAI, encoded by the coding sequence ATGCCTTTGCTAAAAACAAATTGCTTTCTTTTCATTCTTCTGGCCGCTGCAACTCTAATTTCCTATACCTGGATTAACCAGTACGAACAGGCCGGATCTGAGCTATTAACCACCCACTGGAAATTCAAAACATCAGAAAGCAACCGGGTTGATATCACGGAAAACGGGTTGATCCTTTCAGCCAATGATGCAAAAACAGGTGTCAGCATTCATCAAGATCTTCCGCTGGTTAATCCTGGCACTACCTTACTCGTATCCGCTGATGTGAAAGTTACTGATGTAGTGGCGGGCGAAAAATCATGGAACTTGGCCAGAATTTTTCTGGAACAAAATGACGGGGAAAAAGGCCGATGGGGTCGCCCGCATACAGTAGTCGCCTTGATTGGAACCGCTGATTGGAAGCATTACCGCACAGCTTTTACCATTTCCCCGGAAACCAAAAGCATCCGATTGTTTGCTCAACTGAGCAAATCTACTGGCTTATTTCAGATAAAAAATTTACAGATTTATCCTGTCCATGTGAATCAAGCATATATATGGGCAAGAGCTAGTATTCTTTTTGCATGGGGTGCTTTTTTCCTGCTGCTGGCGGGCTCATGTCTTTTCATACGCGGGAAAACTGTTCTCTTCCGTGCATTGTTGCTAATTACCTTCATCGCCATTATCGCCGGGATATCTCTGCCGGGTGATTTGAAAAACCAGGTTTCCGATGAAGTTAAAATTCAGATTGATGCGGAAAGCGAATCATTTAAAACTGCTATTCCATGGGATTTATCCAAAGTCTGGCATTTCTGCTTTTTTTTCTTGTTTGGCCTGGTCCTGTGTCTAATGATGACAGAGAAACCTGTTTTCCAAGTGGCGGCTATCATGCTTATGCTGGCCGGTAGCACTGAGTTCGTGCAACTCTATATTGACGGGCGGTCGCCGCTTGTCACCGATTTTTTTATTGATGCGACAGGCGGGCTGTTAGGTATTACTTTAATCAAATTAAGCGGTGTGAATAAAAATACTGCTGCAATCTGA
- a CDS encoding DNA-deoxyinosine glycosylase: MSTLYSFQPIVDNHAKILILGSMPGQASLAANQYYAHPRNAFWPIMAQLLQFNPDVSYAEKITALKSSQIALWDVLRSCHRIGSLDSSIEADTQTINDFQSFFSSHSNITHVFFNGGKAEACFKRHVLQANDLGLLRFTRLPSTSPANARLSFEDKCKIWHEMIHSAFGSDQPFQK; encoded by the coding sequence ATGTCGACCCTCTATAGTTTTCAACCCATCGTCGACAACCATGCGAAAATTCTGATACTGGGCAGTATGCCGGGACAGGCTTCATTAGCGGCAAACCAATATTATGCACATCCCCGAAACGCCTTCTGGCCGATCATGGCGCAATTGCTGCAATTCAATCCGGATGTATCGTACGCAGAGAAGATTACGGCGCTAAAATCATCGCAGATAGCCTTATGGGATGTGCTCAGATCCTGTCATCGCATAGGAAGCCTGGATTCAAGTATTGAGGCGGATACGCAAACAATCAATGATTTTCAATCTTTTTTTTCTTCGCACAGTAATATTACCCATGTGTTTTTTAACGGCGGGAAAGCGGAAGCTTGTTTTAAGCGCCATGTCTTACAAGCAAATGACTTGGGCTTGCTGAGATTTACTCGCTTGCCTTCCACAAGCCCTGCCAATGCCCGATTGTCTTTTGAAGATAAATGCAAAATATGGCATGAAATGATTCACTCGGCGTTTGGATCAGATCAGCCATTCCAAAAATAG